GCAATCCTTCTTGCAAATTCTAAGTGCGGACGGGTGATCTCCGGAACATTTGTAGTTGAAGGAACGTTCGCTGCACGGAGCTTCCCGTCCTTACTAAGAATTCGCCGCGAATTATCACCTATCTTTTTTGATGGCCGGGGAAGCTTTATCTGAAAATTTTAATTTTTCCCCCGGACAATAGTGATTAATAATTTAAAATTTAAACATGAAAAAAATCTACTATTTAGCAGGTGCTATGCTTATTTCAGGCATTGCAGTTGCTCAAGGACAAGCGGGTATGGCTATGCGCGCGCAAACAGGTGCTTACATGCAAGAATTTCGTCCACTAAGTAATCAAGATCGTGCGCCGGGTGATGTTATCCTCACGTATGAAGATGATTTTTCAACACCGGCTAACTGGGTAGTTGCCAACACAGGTTCACCGGCTCATGATTTTAGCATCAACACAACCGGTCCGGGATCAGCACCTGACTTAATCAATTCAACTTCAGGCGGAAATTTTGCCTGGTATGATTGTGATCCGCAAGGTGATGGTTCAACCGTTGACGCTACATTAACTTATGGTTCAACGTTTGATTTGACAGGATATCCTGCGGTAATGGTTTCGTTTGAACAATTCTACATGGATTATTATGAAGACACGTATGTAGAAATTAGCACAAACGGTCTTGCCGGGCCATGGACACAATATGAAGTAAATGCTGATTATACACCAAATTCGTATAGTTCAACTAATCCTGTACAGACATTGGTAAATATTTCATCGCAGGCAGGTAATCAGTCAAATGTTGCGGTGCGTTTTTATTATGTTGGCGGCTGGGGCTGGTCATGGCAAATTGATGACTTTGCTTTGGTTGAAGCATATCAACATGATCTTACCATTTCACAGGCGCATTTTACATCAGGCACATGGTTGACTGAATACTATCAAATACCATCTTCTCAAGTTACAGAATTTACTTTTGGTGCTTACATTAAAAGCAATGGTGTAACAACACAAACCAATACCTATATGAATGTGCAGGTAGATGGCGGAGTTGAGTATGATGAAGTTTCAGGTCAAACTACTAATCTTGCTGAAAACCAAATTGACAGTTTCTCAATTGAAACACCAAACGGATGGACTCCAAGCGGAAACGGAACTTATGATCTTGAAATGATTGCAATCACAGATGACTTTACTGATCAATTAATCTCTGATAATATTCAAACGCATGAACCAATTACTGTTGGTGGTACAATTTATGCACGCGACAACGGCATTATTTCAGGAGGCTTTTCAGGTTTCGTTTCAACTGCAGGTGAGCCATTGCAAATCGGAAATGTGTTTGAATTTTATGGCCCGGCCACTTTTGGTCGTGTACACGTTGGTTTAACTACATCGGCAAATAGTGACGGACAACTTGCCTACGTTTCAGTTTATAAATGGGATGACGGTGCAGGTGATTTTGTTTTTGTAACGCAGTCTGGTGATTATATGATCGAAACTGGTGATCTTGGAACCATCATTGAATTTGACTTACAAGATAATGTGGATGCTGTTGCAGGTGAAGTATATTTGGTTTGTGCAGGGCACTACGGCGGAGATCCCACCGTATCTTTTGCAGAAGCACAAACTACTATTGAAGAAACTGTACTTGCTCAATCAGTTGGAGGTCTTATTGTAGCCGGTGATCCAAGTGCAATGATTATTCGCCTTGAATTTGCAAATTCTCAAATTGGTTTAACAGAACAAGTTGCTGCAACCGGTTTCACTGCGTATCCAAATCCAGCAAACGATCAATTTACCGTTGAATATAATTTGGTTCAAGGAGGTAATGTTTCTCTTGTAATTACTGATATCACCGGACAAGTTGTAATGTCAGAAGATTTCGGAAATCAAACAAAAGGCACCTATAAAAATGTTGTTTCAACAGACGAACTTGCCAATGGGGTATATTTCTACACGCTCAATGTAGACGGTACTTTAATGACTAAAAAAATGACGATTACCAGAAATTAATTGCTGAACAATTATTTTTTGAAAGGCCCTGTTACTTTGTGACAGGGCTTTTTTTTTCTGTCAGATTCCGGTTGCTGCAGAACCAGTGCAACTTTTTCAAAGTCTGCGCAGTCTTTAAAAATAAATCAGAGAGATTTGGCAACCCTTTGTGTTGACTGTTGTATTTCTGAAAAATGATCTACTTATGAAACGTATTTTTTACTTTTTTGTCTTGTTGCTGACCATGAGTCTGACTTCAAGTTTGAGAGCTCAAACAACCATTGAGTTGTTGGATTCGATGTCCTGGTCTGCTAACTATTGTCCTACACCGGTTACAACCTATCTCTATGCGTATGGCCAGACAACCGGTTACGACGATCTGACAGATAGCATTGAATTGGAAATATTTTGGGGGGATGGAACTTCCAATAGCTTTATGGTTGACCTTGTTGATGGCGGAGGATTTGATTATTTTTATTCAGACTCTTTGTTGGGAGGAATTCTCGAGCACACCTATTTATTGCCTGGGAATTACACTCCAATGATCATTGCAACAGGTCCGGATGGAAATGCAGACACCACTGCCACCCTAACGCTGATTATTTCATCAACCTGTATTGCCGTTGACGGCTATACTTATCAAGACAATAATTCCAATTGTGTTTTTGATGCAGGAGACGATACGTTGGGTTATGCTCTTGTTCAAATCCATGATTCATCCGGTGATCTAATCGCACTTGGATATTCTAATCAAAGCGGGTATTATAACTTTACCATACCTGAAGGATTGTCGAATTTGGTCATCAGTGCAACTCAGGGGGGTATGGTCACCAACTGTCCAGTTGCCGGTAGCTATACATTTAATTCGACAGCGAGTACTTCATTTGACTTTGGATTGACTTGTCCTGTAACCAGCGCGGATTATTTTGCTTACCATACCGCCATGGTTGGTATTGGCGTTCCTGGTGGTTATGGTGAAATGGCAATCTTCGCCGGTGCTTTCGGTTGTACAGGAGCAGGTAATGCAACGTTGACACTTGAGCTTGACCCATTGGTTTCTTATGTGAGCATGATCGATGGACCAGCACCAACGAGTATTGTAGGAAATGTACTGACATGGGATTTTTCGCCTACCGGCTACATGGGGTATTACGATGGCTTTCTAGTAAGAATGATTACTTATACTGATCCTTCTGCAGTAATTGGTTCTCCATCCTGCTGGGACATTAATATCACCGGAAGTTTGCCGGATCCTGACCTGTCCAACAATGATGAGTACATGTGTTTGACGGTGGGTGGTCCGTGGGATCCAAATGCCAAAGAAGTAATTCCTGCCGGAATTGGTGCAGCGGGTGAAGTGGCACCAGAGACTGAATTTTATTATACCGTTTATTTCCAGAATACAGGGAATGCTCCTGCCCTAAATATTTATGTGATGGATACCATCAGCAACCAACTAGACATGGAAACATTTGAAATTTTAGGAAGCAGTCATTTGATGAATCCGATCTTCACAGATTTGAACATCATCCGTTTTGATTTTCCAAACATCAACTTGCCAGACAGCAACGCCAACGAACCCATGTCACACGGGTGGGTGAGATACCGCATCAAAGCAAAATCAGGATTGGCTAACGGAACCGAAATCGAAAATACCGCACACATTTATTTTGATTACAACGAAGCCATCGTGACAAACACCACGTTGAATACCATCAACCTGTCGCTGAGTATCGAGGAAGAAAAATCAGTTAGATCTGTTTTCACGCTGTACCCAAACCCGGCAAACAACCAGTTCACGGTGCAGTACAATTTGGTGCAGGAAGGTACTGTTTTTCTAATCGTCAGTGATCTGACAGGCAAAGTAGTAAGCACGCAGGAAGTAGGCTCTCAAACACCTGGTACTTATACAACCACTGTTAACACTGCCGAATTTACATCAGGCCTTTATTTCTGCACGCTATTGATTAACAGTGAGGCCATCACTAAAAAAATAACGGTGCTGCGCAATTGATCTTACT
This genomic stretch from Crocinitomicaceae bacterium harbors:
- a CDS encoding T9SS type A sorting domain-containing protein translates to MKKIYYLAGAMLISGIAVAQGQAGMAMRAQTGAYMQEFRPLSNQDRAPGDVILTYEDDFSTPANWVVANTGSPAHDFSINTTGPGSAPDLINSTSGGNFAWYDCDPQGDGSTVDATLTYGSTFDLTGYPAVMVSFEQFYMDYYEDTYVEISTNGLAGPWTQYEVNADYTPNSYSSTNPVQTLVNISSQAGNQSNVAVRFYYVGGWGWSWQIDDFALVEAYQHDLTISQAHFTSGTWLTEYYQIPSSQVTEFTFGAYIKSNGVTTQTNTYMNVQVDGGVEYDEVSGQTTNLAENQIDSFSIETPNGWTPSGNGTYDLEMIAITDDFTDQLISDNIQTHEPITVGGTIYARDNGIISGGFSGFVSTAGEPLQIGNVFEFYGPATFGRVHVGLTTSANSDGQLAYVSVYKWDDGAGDFVFVTQSGDYMIETGDLGTIIEFDLQDNVDAVAGEVYLVCAGHYGGDPTVSFAEAQTTIEETVLAQSVGGLIVAGDPSAMIIRLEFANSQIGLTEQVAATGFTAYPNPANDQFTVEYNLVQGGNVSLVITDITGQVVMSEDFGNQTKGTYKNVVSTDELANGVYFYTLNVDGTLMTKKMTITRN
- a CDS encoding T9SS type A sorting domain-containing protein is translated as MKRIFYFFVLLLTMSLTSSLRAQTTIELLDSMSWSANYCPTPVTTYLYAYGQTTGYDDLTDSIELEIFWGDGTSNSFMVDLVDGGGFDYFYSDSLLGGILEHTYLLPGNYTPMIIATGPDGNADTTATLTLIISSTCIAVDGYTYQDNNSNCVFDAGDDTLGYALVQIHDSSGDLIALGYSNQSGYYNFTIPEGLSNLVISATQGGMVTNCPVAGSYTFNSTASTSFDFGLTCPVTSADYFAYHTAMVGIGVPGGYGEMAIFAGAFGCTGAGNATLTLELDPLVSYVSMIDGPAPTSIVGNVLTWDFSPTGYMGYYDGFLVRMITYTDPSAVIGSPSCWDINITGSLPDPDLSNNDEYMCLTVGGPWDPNAKEVIPAGIGAAGEVAPETEFYYTVYFQNTGNAPALNIYVMDTISNQLDMETFEILGSSHLMNPIFTDLNIIRFDFPNINLPDSNANEPMSHGWVRYRIKAKSGLANGTEIENTAHIYFDYNEAIVTNTTLNTINLSLSIEEEKSVRSVFTLYPNPANNQFTVQYNLVQEGTVFLIVSDLTGKVVSTQEVGSQTPGTYTTTVNTAEFTSGLYFCTLLINSEAITKKITVLRN